ACCAGTAATAGCCATCAAAGCTTGGTAGATTAATATCTAGTAATACCATATCTGGCTTCCATTCTAAAAAGCTTTCCATAATGAGATCAAAATTTCGAACTACAACTGCATGGTATTTATACCTCTTTATATGCTCTTTCAACATTTCTGCAATTTTCGGATCATCTTCAATAATCATGATTGTAGTCATAAGCTTTTTCATCCTTTATTCTTGTTAAAGAAAAGCTATCATCTATCTTTCCTTTACACTCTTCTCATCGTTTGACGTAAAAGTATCCTTTTTCGTCACTTTGCTCCCTGTTTTCCTTTTTTTGTTGCAATAGCTGTATTTCATTACTTTTATTTGTTGTATAATTTACATAAGCCAAAATAAGGAAGGATGATCACCTATATGATTGATAAAACAGCACTGGTTATTGTAGACACCCAGAGTATCATTACTTATCATTCTTATCATGGGGAAGAAATCGTTGGCAAAATTAGCTCATTACAAGCAAAAGCTCGTGAGCTCAACATCCCTGTTCTGTTTATTCAGCATATTGGTCCAGCTGGCACTCCTTTTGAAGAAGGGGCGCATATGACTGAAATTCATCCTACCGTTGCACCTCTTGAAGGTGAAATAGTTATTAAAAAGACAGCTTGCGATTCATTCTTTGAAACATCGCTACACCAAGAACTTATAGATCGAGATATCAAGCATCTCATTATTGTTGGCTTTCAAACTCAATTTTGTATTGATACAGCTTGCAGAAGCGCAGTCTCCCGCGGTTATGATGTAACCTTGGTTGGCGATTGCCATTCGACAGCAAATACGCCTACCCTGGATGCCATCTCCATTATTGACCATCATAACGAAACATTGAACGGACTAGGCACCCTCCATCATCACATCACAGTAAAAGATTCTAGTGAGATTTTTTCTTCCGAGCTAGCTCGCTGATGTAAGATAAAGGATTTCGAATTGAGAACGTAGCTTTATTAAATGTTTGGACATAGACCTTATTTTAGAAGTTTTGCTTAGAAGTAGGTAGTTATCGTTTTAATTAGTCAAACAAAAACAGACTCCTCAATCTGGGAGTCTGTTTCTTTCATTATATGTTAGTAAGAAATCAATGTTTATCTTGATTCATGATCATACCAATATAAAAGCTGCTCTCCAGCAATGGCTTTTTTGCTGAGAATAGTTTCATTTATTTCTTCACACCAAACGCTACGGTCT
This is a stretch of genomic DNA from Brevibacillus laterosporus DSM 25. It encodes these proteins:
- a CDS encoding cysteine hydrolase family protein, which codes for MIDKTALVIVDTQSIITYHSYHGEEIVGKISSLQAKARELNIPVLFIQHIGPAGTPFEEGAHMTEIHPTVAPLEGEIVIKKTACDSFFETSLHQELIDRDIKHLIIVGFQTQFCIDTACRSAVSRGYDVTLVGDCHSTANTPTLDAISIIDHHNETLNGLGTLHHHITVKDSSEIFSSELAR